One genomic region from Jiangella sp. DSM 45060 encodes:
- a CDS encoding phage tail protein — protein MRPPQWLVTQMPIGMLDDDFFVRFLSIFQHGADSLAEGADNLEHLGDVSVAPDAMVRWLAGWIGLDGLDPSLPGRAARTVVRASAETLAWRGTVHGLTRTLEVLSGGPAEVLDGGGVWLEGEAPPDPAWVRMTVATTGWLSEPDFAAVVADEVPAHVRAQLWVEDRLIWTSAADGGGHVPGAH, from the coding sequence GTGAGGCCGCCGCAGTGGCTGGTGACGCAGATGCCGATCGGCATGCTGGACGACGACTTCTTCGTCCGGTTCCTGTCGATCTTCCAGCACGGCGCCGACTCGCTGGCCGAGGGCGCGGACAACCTCGAGCACCTCGGCGACGTCTCCGTCGCGCCGGACGCGATGGTGCGCTGGCTGGCCGGCTGGATCGGCCTCGACGGCCTGGACCCGTCGCTGCCCGGCCGGGCCGCCCGCACCGTCGTCCGCGCCTCGGCCGAGACGCTGGCCTGGCGCGGCACCGTGCACGGGCTCACCCGCACGCTCGAGGTACTCAGCGGCGGGCCGGCCGAGGTGCTCGACGGCGGCGGCGTCTGGCTCGAGGGCGAGGCGCCGCCCGACCCGGCCTGGGTGCGGATGACGGTCGCGACGACCGGCTGGCTGTCCGAGCCGGACTTCGCCGCCGTCGTCGCCGACGAGGTCCCGGCGCACGTCCGGGCGCAGCTCTGGGTCGAGGACCGGCTGATCTGGACGTCGGCGGCGGACGGAGGCGGGCATGTCCCTGGAGCGCACTGA
- a CDS encoding GPW/gp25 family protein gives MQVDHTGSIRLTTGPEELDRSIRVILLTAPGERVMRPQFGCRIWELMFEPVTPNLIGLIAEAVREAIARWEPRVEVEEVTPVQDEEESGLVRIGIVYRVRTTNDRRNLVYPFYVIPREE, from the coding sequence ATGCAGGTCGACCACACCGGCTCGATCCGGCTGACGACGGGGCCGGAGGAGCTGGACCGGTCGATCCGGGTGATCCTGCTGACCGCGCCGGGCGAGCGGGTGATGCGCCCGCAGTTCGGCTGCCGCATCTGGGAGCTCATGTTCGAGCCGGTGACGCCGAACCTCATCGGGCTGATCGCCGAGGCGGTGCGCGAGGCGATCGCCCGGTGGGAGCCGCGGGTCGAGGTGGAGGAGGTGACGCCGGTCCAGGACGAGGAGGAGTCCGGGCTGGTGCGCATCGGCATCGTCTACCGCGTCCGCACGACGAACGACCGCCGCAACCTGGTCTACCCGTTCTACGTCATCCCGCGTGAGGAGTGA
- a CDS encoding LysM peptidoglycan-binding domain-containing protein: protein MATEKAFLEIEGGERLPCLFNPAQFTVGRTNEWAADRLPGKGVPRLRYAGARSGWLRMELFFDTTHDGSPVTKYTGKIVGLMEVDLTLPGTDETTNNARPPYVTFHWGDLHSFKAVVSDLELAFTYFSSAGVPLRARLMLTLRQYEPSNAFGPQNPTSGTPRPHRVHRVRPGETLDRISATYYGDATRWRALAEANAIADPLDLRPGRLLSIPRMES, encoded by the coding sequence GTGGCGACGGAGAAGGCGTTCCTCGAGATCGAGGGCGGCGAGCGGCTGCCCTGCCTGTTCAACCCGGCCCAGTTCACCGTGGGCCGGACGAACGAGTGGGCGGCCGACCGGCTGCCGGGCAAGGGCGTGCCGAGGCTGCGCTACGCCGGTGCCCGGTCGGGCTGGCTGCGGATGGAGCTGTTCTTCGACACCACGCACGACGGGAGTCCGGTGACGAAGTACACCGGCAAGATCGTGGGGCTGATGGAGGTCGACCTGACGCTGCCGGGAACGGACGAGACGACGAACAACGCGCGACCGCCGTACGTGACGTTCCACTGGGGCGACCTGCACTCGTTCAAGGCGGTCGTCAGCGACCTGGAGCTGGCCTTCACGTACTTCTCGTCCGCCGGGGTGCCGTTGCGGGCCCGCCTCATGCTGACGCTGCGGCAGTACGAGCCGTCGAACGCCTTCGGGCCGCAGAACCCGACGTCGGGGACGCCGCGGCCGCACCGCGTGCACCGCGTCCGGCCGGGGGAGACGCTGGACCGCATCTCGGCCACCTACTACGGAGACGCCACCCGGTGGCGGGCGCTGGCCGAGGCGAACGCGATCGCCGACCCGCTCGACCTGCGGCCCGGCCGGCTGCTCTCGATCCCGAGGATGGAGTCGTGA
- a CDS encoding phage baseplate assembly protein V, which produces MTTAPEIRIGGSLLSGTWLDALVEMHAERGLRTVGSIVLRFTDPGYALASSSIFRDGTSVEVGVVGGGRLAEGTVTGIAVEQREGLPPELVVTAHDRARRLAGSPVVRTFAEQSFHQMVVTLAGAAGLSTRLPATGSELQTHLLQVGTDLEFLNEVADRLNWDWWVDDSTIVAVQPGTGPQLTRSLGTDLYEFSASAVDIPGAVQVRGWSPWKKESVESDPARVDSTTVMSKAPLLDGFTGGAPVTSKETRRRVDVVRTVTNKKQADEIAGSLRDSIARAAVSAQGRGPADPAMTPGTTLTVTNAGPVSGTYHVSRVEHVYRRSGFHTRFVAGERAPASLVDLLGGGREDVGRGHSDAGGRFYGLMIGIVTDVKDPEKRGRAKVRFPAFTPTDTSDWARVATIGAGNGRGLMVLPEVDDEVLVAFEGGDLRRPVILAGLHNTKDKIPPHEVTTGSGVQHRRFTSRLGHVIELADGVGEKNEHILIALAGGKHRIRLGKDRMDVELPVDVPMSIKVGRATITVDGKNRIALEAAEISIKAEDRLTLSGNRVDIKANATLGASSRGTLTAKGDGAAVVESDGITTVKGKSVAIN; this is translated from the coding sequence GTGACCACCGCGCCGGAGATCCGGATCGGTGGGTCGCTACTGAGCGGCACCTGGCTGGACGCGCTGGTCGAGATGCACGCCGAGCGCGGGCTGCGCACCGTCGGCTCCATCGTCCTGCGCTTCACCGACCCCGGTTACGCCCTGGCCTCGTCGTCGATCTTCCGCGATGGGACGAGCGTCGAGGTCGGCGTCGTGGGTGGTGGCCGGCTGGCCGAGGGCACCGTCACCGGCATCGCGGTCGAGCAGCGCGAGGGGCTCCCGCCGGAGCTCGTCGTCACCGCTCACGACCGCGCGCGCAGGCTGGCCGGGAGCCCCGTGGTGCGCACCTTCGCCGAGCAGTCCTTCCACCAGATGGTGGTGACACTGGCGGGCGCCGCCGGGCTCAGCACGCGGCTGCCGGCCACGGGGTCGGAGTTGCAGACGCACCTGCTGCAGGTGGGCACCGACCTCGAGTTCCTCAACGAGGTGGCCGACCGGCTGAACTGGGACTGGTGGGTGGACGACAGCACCATCGTCGCCGTCCAGCCGGGCACCGGTCCCCAGCTGACCCGATCCCTCGGCACCGACCTGTACGAGTTCTCGGCGAGCGCCGTCGACATCCCCGGTGCGGTCCAGGTACGCGGTTGGAGCCCGTGGAAGAAGGAATCCGTGGAGTCCGACCCGGCCCGCGTCGACAGCACGACGGTGATGTCCAAGGCACCGTTGCTGGACGGGTTCACCGGCGGCGCGCCCGTGACGTCGAAGGAGACGAGACGTCGCGTCGACGTCGTGCGGACGGTCACGAACAAGAAGCAGGCCGACGAGATCGCCGGGTCGCTGCGCGACTCGATCGCCCGCGCCGCGGTCAGCGCACAGGGCCGCGGCCCGGCGGACCCGGCGATGACGCCGGGCACCACGCTGACGGTGACGAACGCGGGCCCGGTGTCGGGCACCTACCACGTCAGCCGCGTCGAGCACGTGTACCGGCGCTCGGGCTTCCACACCCGGTTCGTGGCCGGCGAACGGGCACCGGCGTCGCTCGTGGATCTGCTGGGCGGCGGCCGCGAGGACGTCGGGCGCGGCCACTCCGACGCCGGCGGCCGGTTTTACGGCCTGATGATCGGCATCGTCACGGACGTGAAGGATCCGGAGAAGCGCGGCCGGGCGAAGGTGCGGTTCCCCGCGTTCACACCCACGGACACCAGCGACTGGGCGCGGGTGGCCACCATCGGCGCCGGCAACGGCCGCGGCTTGATGGTGCTCCCGGAGGTGGACGACGAGGTCCTGGTCGCGTTCGAGGGCGGTGACCTGCGCCGTCCGGTGATCCTCGCCGGCCTGCACAACACCAAGGACAAGATCCCGCCGCACGAGGTCACCACGGGCTCAGGCGTCCAGCACCGGCGTTTCACGTCCCGGCTGGGGCACGTGATCGAGCTCGCCGACGGCGTCGGGGAGAAGAACGAGCACATCCTGATCGCGCTGGCCGGAGGGAAGCACCGGATCCGGCTGGGCAAGGACCGCATGGACGTCGAACTGCCGGTGGACGTGCCGATGTCGATCAAGGTCGGCCGGGCCACGATCACCGTCGACGGGAAGAACAGGATCGCCCTCGAGGCGGCGGAGATCTCGATCAAGGCGGAGGACAGGCTCACGCTCTCAGGCAACAGGGTCGACATCAAGGCCAATGCCACGCTCGGCGCCAGCTCGCGCGGCACCCTGACGGCGAAGGGGGACGGGGCCGCGGTCGTCGAGAGCGACGGCATCACGACCGTCAAGGGGAAGTCGGTGGCGATCAATTGA
- a CDS encoding putative baseplate assembly protein — MPLPAPNLDDRRFQDIVDEAKRLIPRYCPEWTNHNVADPGVALIELFAWMSESVIFRLNQVPEKLYVHFLNLVGIEPFPPSVARADLTFWLSAALERTVVVPAGTPVATAGAADRVVFATVDDLAIRPPELTGLLTADAAERISDRWTDFTVLGQPVECFSPGLTPGDAVVLGFADSLAGAAVRLTIAAEAEGIGVDPRRPPLAWEAWTGEAWVAAAVHRDTTGGLNRDGEIVLLIPHEHRSLLLGDRTAYWVRGRLRAPEPGQPTYRRPPRIRSLEVATIGGTTAAEHASAVPAETLGRSTGAPGQVFAVSAAPVLPRRGDEVVRVVDRDGAHTWTEVPDFTDSGPGDRHVVWDAATGEVRFGPRVRYPDGGSRQHGAVPPDGAEIVVSGYRTGGGRAGNVGAHTLTELLTTVPYVTAVTNLAPATGGVDAETVAEAKVRGPLTLRTGRRAVTAGDFERLAREASAQVARARCLPGAGTARVLLVPHVRSHPRDHRLDDFALSAQLLDIVGTHLDRHRLVGTAVELSTPYYQGVSVAAMVRTAAGRPAELVSGRIVEELTRYVNPLTGGSDGTGWPFDADLSFAAVSQLIEAVDGVDRVDEVLLFEYDLRTGRRLGSGRDIIRLAPDSLFLSAAHQVVVR; from the coding sequence ATGCCGTTGCCCGCACCGAACCTGGACGACCGGCGGTTCCAGGACATCGTCGACGAGGCGAAGCGGCTGATCCCGCGGTACTGCCCGGAGTGGACCAACCACAACGTCGCCGACCCCGGCGTCGCGCTCATCGAGCTGTTCGCGTGGATGAGCGAGAGCGTGATCTTCCGGCTCAACCAGGTGCCGGAGAAGCTGTACGTGCACTTCCTCAACCTCGTCGGCATCGAGCCGTTCCCGCCGTCGGTGGCCCGCGCCGACCTCACCTTCTGGCTGTCCGCCGCCCTGGAGCGGACGGTGGTCGTGCCGGCCGGGACCCCGGTGGCGACGGCGGGCGCCGCGGACCGCGTCGTGTTCGCGACCGTCGACGACCTCGCCATCCGCCCGCCGGAGCTGACCGGGCTGCTCACCGCCGACGCGGCCGAGCGGATCAGCGACCGGTGGACCGACTTCACCGTCCTCGGCCAGCCGGTCGAGTGCTTCTCGCCCGGCCTGACCCCCGGTGACGCCGTCGTCCTCGGGTTCGCCGACAGCCTGGCCGGCGCCGCCGTCCGGCTCACCATCGCCGCCGAGGCGGAGGGGATCGGCGTCGACCCGCGCCGCCCGCCGCTGGCGTGGGAAGCGTGGACGGGGGAGGCGTGGGTGGCCGCCGCCGTGCACCGCGACACCACCGGCGGGCTGAACCGCGACGGCGAGATCGTGCTGCTGATCCCGCACGAGCACCGGTCGCTGCTGCTCGGGGACCGGACGGCGTACTGGGTGCGCGGGCGGCTGCGCGCGCCGGAGCCGGGCCAGCCGACCTATCGGCGCCCGCCGCGGATCCGCTCGCTGGAGGTGGCGACCATCGGCGGCACGACGGCGGCCGAGCACGCCAGCGCCGTCCCGGCCGAGACGCTGGGCCGTTCCACGGGCGCGCCCGGCCAGGTCTTCGCAGTGTCGGCGGCGCCCGTGCTGCCCCGCCGCGGCGACGAGGTGGTCCGCGTCGTCGACCGCGACGGCGCGCACACCTGGACCGAGGTGCCCGACTTCACCGACAGCGGGCCGGGCGACCGCCACGTCGTGTGGGACGCCGCGACGGGGGAGGTGCGGTTCGGCCCGCGGGTCCGCTATCCCGACGGCGGCAGCCGCCAGCACGGCGCCGTCCCGCCCGACGGCGCCGAGATCGTCGTCAGCGGGTACCGCACCGGCGGCGGCCGGGCCGGCAACGTCGGCGCGCACACCCTGACCGAGCTGCTGACGACCGTGCCGTATGTGACGGCCGTGACCAACCTGGCGCCGGCCACGGGCGGGGTCGACGCCGAGACCGTCGCCGAGGCCAAGGTGCGCGGTCCGCTCACGCTGCGCACCGGCCGCCGGGCCGTGACCGCCGGCGACTTCGAGCGACTGGCGCGCGAGGCGTCGGCGCAGGTGGCGCGGGCGCGGTGCCTGCCCGGCGCCGGGACGGCCCGGGTGCTGCTGGTGCCGCACGTGCGCAGCCATCCGCGCGACCACCGGCTGGACGACTTCGCCCTCAGCGCGCAGCTGCTGGACATCGTCGGCACCCACCTGGACCGGCACCGGCTGGTCGGCACCGCCGTCGAGCTCTCGACGCCGTACTACCAGGGCGTCAGCGTGGCGGCCATGGTGCGGACGGCGGCCGGCCGGCCCGCCGAACTGGTCAGCGGCCGCATCGTCGAGGAGCTCACCCGCTACGTCAACCCGCTGACCGGCGGGTCCGACGGCACCGGCTGGCCGTTCGACGCCGACCTCAGCTTCGCCGCCGTCTCGCAGCTCATCGAGGCCGTCGACGGCGTCGACCGGGTCGACGAGGTGCTGCTGTTCGAGTACGACCTGCGCACCGGCCGCCGTCTGGGCAGCGGGCGCGACATCATCAGGCTGGCCCCGGACTCGCTGTTCCTGTCGGCCGCGCACCAGGTGGTGGTCCGGTGA